From Chionomys nivalis chromosome 21, mChiNiv1.1, whole genome shotgun sequence, a single genomic window includes:
- the LOC130863948 gene encoding acylcarnitine hydrolase-like: protein MTVYLKIYKNKKKQNKNVEAMKQNKAMEQSQDSSEASPIRNTHTGQVRGSLVQVNDAKVGVHTFLGIPFAKPPVGPLRFAPPEAPEPWSGVRDGTSLPAICLQNPEMMNSLGQMDMNLPLSAFSMSEDCLYLNIYTPAHAHEGSNLPVMVWIHGGALVIGMASMNDGSILAAIEDVVVVTIQYRLGVLGFFSTGDQHARGNWGYLDQVAALRWVQQNIAHFGGNPDLVTIFGESAGGTSVSSLVVSPMSKGLFHRAIMQSGVALLPDLISDTHERVYTTVASLSGCETMDSEALVHCLRGKSEAEILVINKVFKIIPAVVDGVFLPKHPQEMLASVDFHPVPSIIGVNNDEYGWIIPTMFGSAQTIKEITRENLQAVLKNTAAQMMLPPECSDLIMEEYMGDTEDPQNLQIQYTEMMGDVMFVVPALQVAHFQRSHAPVYFYEFQHQPSYLKSFKPPYVKADHSDEIPFVFGSFFFGIKLVLTEEEKLLNGRMMKYWANFARHGNPNSEGLPYWPVLDDDEQYLQLDIQPAVGRALKARRLQFWTQTLPEKIQELRKSQHMHKEL from the exons ATGACAGTATACTTAAAAATttacaagaacaagaaaaagcaaaacaaaaatgttgaAGCAATGAAACAGAATAAAGCTATGGAACAAA GTCAGGACTCCTCAGAGGCCAGCCccatcagaaacacacacacgggCCAGGTCCGAGGAAGTCTTGTTCAAGTGAATGATGCCAAAGTTGGTGTCCACACCTTCCTGGGAATTCCCTTTGCCAAGCCACCTGTAGGACCACTGCGTTTTGCACCTCCTGAAGCCCCTGAACCGTGGAGTGGTGTGAGAGATGGGACCTCACTTCCAGCCAT CTGTCTGCAAAACCCTGAAATGATGAATTCATTGGGCCAGATGGATATGAACCTGCCCCTGTCCGCATTCTCTATGTCTGAGGACTGCCTGTATCTCAACATCTACACACCAGCTCATGCCCATGAGGGCTCTAACCTGCCT GTGATGGTGTGGATCCATGGTGGTGCTCTGGTTATAGGCATGGCTTCTATGAATGATGGGTCCATACTGGCAGCCATTGAAGATGTGGTGGTGGTCACTATCCAGTACCGCCTGGGTGTCCTGGGATTCTTCAG CACTGGAGACCAGCACGCCAGAGGCAACTGGGGCTACCTGGACCAAGTGGCCGCCCTGCGCTGGGTCCAGCAGAACATTGCCCACTTTGGAGGCAACCCTGACCTTGTCACCATCTTTGGCGAGTCAGCAGGTGGCACAAGTGTGTCTTCACTTGTTGTGTCCCCCATGTCCAAAGGACTCTTCCACAGAGCCATCATGCAGAGTGGAGTGGCCCTGCTGCCTGACCTCATCTCTGACACCCATGAGAGGGTCTACACT ACAGTGGCCAGCCTATCTGGATGTGAGACCATGGACTCAGAGGCCCTGGTGCACTGTCTGAGAGGCAAGAGTGAAGCAGAGATTCTGGTCATTAACAAG GTCTTCAAGATCATCCCTGCTGTGGTAGATGGGGTTTTCCTACCCAAGCATCCTCAAGAGATGTTGGCTTCTGTGGATTTTCATCCTGTCCCCAGCATCATTGGTGTCAACAATGATGAGTATGGTTGGATCATCCCCACG ATGTTCGGCTCTGCTcagacaataaaggaaataaCAAGAGAGAACCTGCAGGCTGTTCTGAAGAATACAGCAGCACAAATG atgctgcctcctgagtgtagtGACCTGATAATGGAGGAGTACATGGGGGACACTGAGGACCCACAGAACCTCCAAATACAGTACACGGAGATGATGGGAGACGTCATGTTTGTGGTCCCTGCACTCCAAGTAGCACATTTTCAGC GTTCCCATGCTCCTGTCTACTTCTATGAATTCCAACATCAACCCAGCTACCTCAAGAGTTTCAAGCCACCCTATGTGAAGGCTGACCATTCTGATGagattccttttgtctttgggtCCTTCTTCTTTGGTATAAAAC TTGTTCTCACTGAGGAGGAGAAGCTACTGAATGGAAGGATGATGAAGTACTGGGCCAACTTTGCAAGACATGG GAACCCCAACAGCGAGGGTCTACCCTACTGGCCTGTGTTGGACGATGATGAGCAGTACCTGCAGCTGGACATCCAGCCTGCTGTGGGTCGagccctgaaggccagaaggctGCAGTTCTGGACCCAGACTCTGCCCGAGAAGATCCAGGAGCTAAGGAAATCTCAGCACATGCACAAAGAGCTATAG